Below is a genomic region from Streptomyces ferrugineus.
CGACCTCCGCGATCGTCAGGCCGGTGCGGTACTCGGGCGCTCCGTCCAGCGTGAGCAGCATCAGGCGCCGGCCGCCGGCCGCGATGCCGACCGCGGTGCGCACGGCGGAGGTCCGGTCGTCCAGGCCCGGCAGCGGCCGGCCGTCGTCGAGCACCGGGTAGCCGCCGAGGGCGAAGCGGTACGGGATCCGGGACGTCGAGGCCACCAGCCGGTGCCGTACCGCCACCCTCCCCCAGCCTCCGGCCGGGGGGACCCCCATCTCGCTTCGCTCGCCCGCGAACAACTTCCGCAGCCGCTGTGCGCCCTCCTCCCGGCCCACCAGGACGGTGGTGCCCGGCGCGATCGGACCGTTGCCGGGCGTGTCGGCCATGGACACGACCCGGCCGTGACGGACCGTCACCTCATGGGTGTCGGCGCTGCACGGAGCCCCCCGGTCCTCGTCCGTGCCGCATGTCGCGCGCACCCGGGACACGCTGCCCCAGTCGCTGGTGAACGCCCCGATGGAACCCACCGGCAGCGCGTACTGGTTGAGCCCGCCCAGCGGGAGCCGCCCCTCGGGTGTGCGGATCGAGCCGTCCAGGCTCAGGCCGTCGAGCCGGGCCCGGCGGTCGACGCCCACCCCGAACACGTCCTCGGTGCTGGTGCCGGGCGGCAGCGCGGGCCCGAAGCGCTGGCCGTCCGGCACCGCCGCCTTCAGCGCCCGGCCACGCGCGACGGCCGGCCCCACGCTCGCGCCGGTCACCTCGACCCCGGGGTGCTGGGTCTCGCTGATGTTGAAGAAGTCGCCGTTCACGCCCGCCACGGCACCCTGAGCGGTGGCCTGCCGAGAGATCGTGGCCCGCGCCGCCACCGCCCCCGGATGCAGCAGGTCGAGCCGTACGCGCGGATCGCGCAGGTCGACGGTGAGCACATGGGCGTGCGCCGTGCCCTTGGCCGCCGGGATGTCGAACTCGTCGTAGGCGACACCCGGCGCGATCTCGGTGCCCTGCTGCACGGCGCCGGCCGGTGCCGCCCCCACCAGGGCCGCACCGGCCAGCGCGCCGAGTGCCGTGAACAGCGTGAGTGCCGCTCTTGCCGATGCGAACCGTTTCTGACGAAGCGTCACGGCTTCCCCCTGAAGTCTCGTCAAATGTCCCAGGACTCAGGGGAAGTGCACCAGACGGCGATGACCGGCCGGGTTTCTAGGCGCCGACTACACGAGAACGGGTGAGGAAACGCACCCCCTCGGGTGCCTCCAGGGAGAACCCGCTGCCCCGGCCCTCGACCACGTCGACGATCAGCCGGGTGTGGCTCCACGCCTCGTACTGACTGCGTGACATCCAGAACGTCACCGGCTCGACCACCCCCTCCACCCGCAGCTCCGCGAGCAGCACGTCCGAGTCGCCGGTACGGAACTCGCCCTCCGGGTAGCACATCGGCGCGCTGCCGTCGCAGCAGCCGCCGGACTGGTGGAACATCAGCGGGCCGTGCGTCGCGCGCAGACGGCGCAGCAGATCGGCGGCCGCGGGGGTGAGTTCGACGCGCGGGGTCTCCTCATACATGGGAGCCAGCGCAGCACGGGCAACGTTGCGAGAGGGTTGCACCCAGGGCCAGGAGCCGGGGCGCGGCGTCCATACGTCGGCGGAGCCACAGGGCGGGGCGGTGGCTGACGTCGAAGGAGAGCAGGCGGCCTCACGACGGCCCGCACCGCCATGCGGACCCAGCTGCGCGCCGTCTTCAGCGACATCGAACGCATCCGCGCCCATTCGCCCGAACTCTCTGGGAGTAGCGCGGGCCCCCGGGCACACGGCGAGGCCCTGAGCCGGGCCGAGGTCTCGGCACCGGCTCAGGGCCCAGAGGACGCCGCTAGCGTCGGCCGACGGTGACGAAGCCCGCGGTCCGAGCGCCGGTGACGTTGTCGTACACGACATCACCGGTGGACTTCTTCCAGATCCTGATACGGAAGGTGTCCGGCGTGTCGGTGGCGGTGACCCGGAAGCCGTAGCCGCCGCTGCCGTTGACCTTGCCGGTGCCCTGGTAGACGGCCCGGGAGCCGCTCACCACGAGCCAGTCGGAGCCGGTGGAGCGGAACTTCAGGCGGGCCCGCCCGAAGTCGAAGGTGGCCTTCCCGAGGGGGGCGGCGGCTGCCTTCGGGTACGTGGCGGCGAAGGAGAAGACCGCCTTGCCCTTCAGGGTGGGCCTGTCCGGGTACGCCCCGGCCGCGGAGGTGATCAGGCCCGTGCCCAGCGCGGGACCGGCGGCGCGGTCGTAGACGATCAGCTCGGGCAGGGTGGTGCTGTCCGAGGCGTCGTCGTTGTCGGTGACGGTGACGACCGGTCGCTGGATGCCGGCCCGGGCGTAGGTGTGCTCGGCCCGGCACTCGGTGCCCTCGACCGTGCCCGTCGTCGGCTCGGTGCCGTCCTTCCAGTCGACCCGGCAGACGTGGGTGTCGCCGACGTCGGCGTCCCGGAACTCGGCCGTGACGGTGGTGCGGTGGCCGGCCGGCACGGGGGCCGTCGGGCCGGTGGCGGAGGTGATCGCCGGGGTCCGGTTGACGATCGGGTCGATGCCCGTCAGGGTCGGGACGACCTTCTTGATCAGGCCGTCGGCGTCGAACTCCAGCTTGTCGAGGGTCGTTTCGCGGTGGGTGCCGTCACCGCCGGGGATGGCGAACCGGTGATAGGCGACGTACCACTCGTCGGTCTTCGGGACGTGCACCACCGAGTGGTGGCCGGGGCCCTTGATGCCGAGGGAGAGGTCCTTCTCCAGGATCACGCCGTGCTTGGTCCACGGGCCGGTGGGGGAGGGGCCGGTGGCGTAGGCGACGCGGTAGTTCTCGTCGCGGGTGTCGTTCTCCGACCACATGAAGTAGTAGGTGCCCTTGCGCTTGATGACGAAGGTGCCCTCGTTGTAGCCGCTCGGGGTGATGTCCTTGACCTTGGAGGTGTCGATGGACGTCATGTCGTCGTTCAGCGGGGCGACGTAGGCACGGCCGTTGCCCCAGTACAGGTACGACTGGCCGTCGTCGTCGGTGAAGACGGCGGGGTCGATCATCTGGCCGCTGTAGGCGCCGCGGGCGACCAGCGGCTTGCCCAGGGGGTCCTTGAACGGGCCGGTGGGGGAGTCGGAGACCGCGACGCCGATGTTCGTGTCGGCGGAGTAGTAGAAGTAGTACTTGCCGTTCTTCTCCGTGGCCGTCGGCGCCCAGGCCCGGGCGTCGGCCCAGGAGACGTCCGGCCCCAGGTCGAGGATGACGCCGTGGTCCTTCCAGTGGACCAGGTCCTTGGAGGAATACGCCTTGAACTGCGTGCCGCTCCAGCCCTCGAAGCCGTCGGTGGTCGGGTAGAGGTAGTAGGTGTCGCCGAACCGGACGATGTTCGGGTCGGCGTTGAGACCCGGCAGAACCGGGCTCTTCATGATCAGCGCCTTGACCGTCCAGGTGCGCTTGGCGCCGTCGGAGCCCGTGACCTCGTACGTCACCGGCTCGCTGAAGTCCCGCACGCTGCCGGAGGCGGGGCTGATCGCCGCGCCGTGGGCCAGGGTGAACTCCGGGGCGAGCGCGGTGAGATCGGTGCCCTCCTTCATCGGCAGCGTGATCCGGCTGCCGGCGTTGTCGATGAGTGCGTCGACCTTCAGGTCCGGATGCGTCGCCCGCGCGATGCCCGCGGTGTTGCCGCTCAGCTCCATGACCTCGGCGGCCGTCAGGGCCCGGTCGTAGACACGGAAGTCGTCGACCTCACCGCCGAAGTACGGGTCGGCCGCGTACAGGGACCTGCCGATGTAACCGCTGTAGTCCTTGTTCGCGTCGTACAGCTCGGACGGCTTGATGGTGGTCGTCGTACGGGCCACCGCGACGCCGTCCACGTAGAGGACCATCGCGCCGGACGCGCCGTCCAGGGTGACGGTGACGTGCCGCCACTCGCCGGGCGTCAGCCGCGAGCCCGCCGTCAGCTTCGACTCCGCCGACCAACTGGCCTTCGTGATGGCCGAGTAGAGGCTGGAGCCGCCGTTGGACGGGGTCGCGAACAGGTACTTGTCACTGTCCGGCCCGAGCCCGAACAGCCACTGGAAGTTGCCGCCGCCCTTCCACTTGGCGTACGTCGAGACGGTGACGCTGTCGGCGTCCTTCAGCACGCCGTTCGGGATCTTCACATACGGCGAGGTCGAGTCGCCGGACATCCGGAACGAGCCGCCGTCGACCCCGGTGCCGAAGTCGGGCGTACGGACGTAGGTGCCGTGGTGGCCGTGCCCGCTGGAGTCACGGGCGATGCTGCCGCCCGTCTCGTCGAAGTCGTACCGCAGCAGCAGGTCGGCGGGGACGTCGGCGCCCTCCTCGGACACGGTGACCTCGGCGCGGACGGGCAGCGCGGCACCGTCGGGCAGGCCGCCGGTCACGGTGAACGTGCCGGCCTGCGCGTACTTCGACTCCGGGACGTCCTCCCAGGAGACGGCGACAGGCCGCCGCACACCGTCGGCGTACTCGGCGATCACGGTGGCCGGCAGGACCGGCGCCTGACCGATCCGCGTCTTCACGCTCACGTCCTCGACGCTCTCCACCAGCTGGTCCGGCTGGTAGGCGCGCAGCAGACGGTCGTACTCGGCCTGCGTCACCGGGAGCACCGTGCCGTGGCGGGGCTTGGCGGGCAGGTCGTAGTCGGTGGACGGGGTCCAGGTGCCGGAGGCGAGGTCGGTGGTCTCGAAGGGGATGTAGCCGCGGCCGCCGAACTCGTCGAGGAACGCGTACCACTTGTCCTCGGTGTTCGACTTGAACACCAGCGGCCCCTCGGCCGCGTTCATCGCGCCCTTGCCGATGCCCTCGGCGACCGCGGTCCAGGACAGGTCGAGGAGGGAGTCGCTCTTCTCCTCGAAGATGAACTTGCTGTTGGGCGTGGAGGAGGTGTTGTTCCGCTCGTCCTTGGACAGGCGGAAGTACGTGCCGTCGTGCTCGATCACCGTGGAGTCGATGACGGAGTAGCCGCGGTCGATCCACACCTTGGGCTCGCTGAAGGTGTGGAAGTCGCGGGTGGTCGCGTACATCATGCGGTTGTACGTGCTGCCCGAGTGCGCATCGTTGTCGTACAGCTTCGAGGCCCAGAAGACCACGTACTCGCCGCGCTGTGCGTCGTAGAACGCCTCGGGCGCCCAGGTGTTGCCCGCGCTGTCCGGGGAGACCTTCACCAGGCGCTGGTCCGTCCAGTGGACGAGGTCGGTGGACTCCCACACCATGATGGACTTGCTGCCGGTGCGCTGCGCGGCGTCCCAGTCGCCGTTTCCGTAGATCCTGAGGTCGGTGGCGATCTGGTAGAACTTGTCGCCCTCGGGGGAGCGGATGATGAACGGGTCGCGCAGGCCCTTCTCACCGAGCGTGGAGGTCAGGACCGGCTTGCCGTCGTTCAACTCCCGCCACTTCAGCGGGTCGTCGCCCTTGCTGAGCGCGGCGTACAGCTGCTCGCCGTCAGCCGTGCCCTCGCCGGTGAAGTAGCTGAACATATAGCCCTTGAGGGCCTCTTGCCTTGGTAGTTCGGGCACCTTGGCGGTGAAGGCGCGGGTCGTGCTCGCCTCCCCCTTGGTGACGGTGGCGGTGAGTTTGACGGTGGTGGCCCCGGCGCCGTGGGCGGGGCGGTGGACCAGGCCGTCGGAGGTGATGACGTCCGGCTTCGCGGAGGACCAGGTGACGTCGGTGCCGTAGGAGCCGGTCGCCGGGAGGGTGAGGTTGCCGCGTACGTCGTCGAGGTTGTGGACGGTCAGCTCCTTGGCCGCCTGCTCGGTGGCCGCCTCGTCGTCGAAGGCGGGGAGCACCGTGACCTCGAAGGTCCTGGTGTCGGTCACGGTGCCCTTCTTCAGGGTCGCCGTGAGCGTGGCGTGGCCGTCGGGTTCGCCGGCGGCGGGGCGGGTCACCTCGCCGGAGTCGGACACGACGGCGGGGTTGTCGCTGGCCCAACCGATCGTGGAGCCGCCGGCCGGACCGGTCTTCGGCAGGTCGAGGTCGGCCGTGACGGCGCTGGTGTCACCCAGGCTCAGCGCGGCCTTGTCGTCGGCGACGCCCTGCGTGGCGACGGGGAGGGCGAGTTGCTCGACCTCGGAGCCGGCGAGGGCGCGGTCGTAGACCCGGAAGTCGCGGATCCGGCCCTTGAACAGCTTGTCGCCGGAGTAGACCGACCTGCCGATGTGGTTGGCGGTGGTGGTGCCCGAGCCTATGGCGCCCGGGGTGATGCTGACGGCGGTGTTGCGGCCGACCTCGACGCCGTCCTCGTACAGGACACCGGTGCTGCCGGTCTGGGTGTAGGTGAGGTGCTTCCAGACCGAGCGGGTCAGGTTGTGGGAGTCGGCGGGCCTGGTGGTCTGCTCGGTCGACCAGTTGCCGGTCGCGATGGACGTCCGCAGGGAGTTGCCGGTCGTGAACAGATACCCGTTCCCGTTGCCGCCGCTGGAGTTGCCGAAGCCGTAGATGAAGTACGGCGTGCTCTGGGCGGAGTCGACCATCACGTCCATCGAGACGGAGATCGAGTCCATGCCCTTCATCACGTCGTCGGGCACCTTGAGGTAGGTGTCGGAGCCGTTGAAGGCGAGCCCCTGACCGGTGCCCGACCAGTCGGCGGTGCCGTTCACCGTCGCGTCCCGGCCGTGGCCCGAGGCGTCGGTGACGGTGCTGCCGGCGGCGGCGTCGAGCTTGTACCAGAGGGCGAGGCCGGCGGTGATCTCGGCCGCTTCGGCCGGGTCGGCGGCCTGTGCGGGAAGGGCGGGTGCGGCGAGTCCCAGCAACAGCGACGCGGCGGTGAGCCCGGCGAGTCGGCCCGCCAGGCGTCTCGCGCGGGCACGGACGCGTGCGATGTACGGCATGTGGTTTCCCTGCTGAGGCATGGCCGGGGCCTCGGCCATGGGCACCCTGCCGTTTCGGCTGTGTGACGTCGTGTTGCGAGAGTGTCAATCGGGGTGTGGCACAGCGTCAAGAGTTTTCGAACAATGTCCGACCTGTCGAACGTTCTGGAGGGTATCGACGCGGTCATCTGCCGTTCACCGCTCCTCAGCTCTACGCTGACAGGGATCGGGAAAACCGGCGGTCGAGTGCGCCACGGTGGCTTTCGGGGGGCAACGGGGTGGTGGAGGAGCGCAGCCCGGCGCGCATCCGAAATGAGCTGGTGGCCGAGATCGTCGACGCACTCCAGATGAGCGCCACGCTGCGGCTCCCCGGGAGCCGGCATCTGTGGACCACCTATCTGTGCGAGGAACTCGGCGTCTCCCTTGAGCCGTTCACCGGCGAGGCGTTACGTCCCTGGCTGCTCGGCCTCGTCGAGCGGTGCGCGCGGCTGCCCGACGGACTGCCCTGTCTGGCGAGGGCGTTGCGCTATCTGGAGCAGGAGTCCACCTCGGTCACCTCGCTGCTGCAGCTCCTGGAGGAGTGGGAGGCGGCGGCGTTCTTCAGCGGTGTGGACCTGCGCGGGCTGCGGCCCGTCCTGGAGACCCTGGGGCCTCCGGGGCTGCCGGCCCTCGCGCGGCGCGCCAGCCGGTCACGGGTCCAGGAACTGCCGTCGTGGTGCGATTCGGGCTGGCGGGTGTTCCTCCGGCTGGCCGGGGAGAACTCGGCGAAGGGCGAGATCCCCCCAAGTCTGGCCTTCCTGGCCCTGGTCGCCGAGGAACTCGCCACGGACGGCCGCCTGGAGGAGGCCGAGCAGCTCCGTCGCTGGCATCGGCTGCGTCAGTACGAGTGGGGGCTGGACGGTGACGCGGCGGACTGGGAGCTCTCCCTGGTCCCCGCCTACCTGATCATCCAGTTCGAGCCGGACGGTCTCGACTCCGAGCGCTACTACCTGTCCCACTGGCACCAGTCCGACAGCGCGGGCTGGCATCCCGTACAGGGCGAGACCCGGCACCTGCACCGGGACGAGCTGCATGCCGAGGTCGAGCGGCTGATCGAGGAGACCGAGGAGAGATGGGCCGATCTGACACAGCCGGTCGTCCTGGAGTTCATCCTGCCGTGGGAGTTGCTCAACGAACCCGTCGAGTGGTGGCACAAGGAGTCGTCGTCCGCGCTGCCCACCCCCCTGGTGATGGACTACATGGTGTTCCTGCGCAGCCTCGACCGGCTGCGAAGAACCGCATGGCATCGCCCCTGGCGGAACAAGTGGCGCCGGCTCAGCGAACAGCCCGCCGACAGCCACTCGTACTGGAGCCACCCGGCCGACGGCCCGAGTTACTACTTCCACCTGGAACGCGAACTCAAGGAGGACCAGCACGCGGTGTGCCTGATCCTCAGCGCGCCCCCGGGCGGCAACGGAGAGGCCGACCGCTACGAGTTCCTCGCCGGGCTCCGCTCCGGCGTTCCCCTGATGATCTGGCACCGCCGTGACTGCGCCGACCCGGCGTTCAGGGAGGCCGTCAGCGAGATCGTGCAGGACCGGGGACTCGCCAGCCTCGCGGACCGGGTGGCCCGGCTGCGCACCGAGGCCCTCGCACTCGGCCCGGACCAGTGGGACGGCCATGTCGGCCGGCATCTGGCGATCCTCCTGGACGATCCGGACCACCAGCCCGGACTGCGCAGCCCGGACCGAGCGTCCTGAGCCCGGACCCGGACTCTTGCGTCCGCCTGGCCCCACTGCGAGGCTGAGGGCGTGGATGACTCTCCCGCGCGCCGGTCCGGCCTATGCGCGTGCCCGCCGGTGGCTGTCGGCCCCTCGACGTAGTACTCCCCATGACTGCTGACGGCGGGGCGGGCCGGGCGAACCCGACGGAGACCTCC
It encodes:
- a CDS encoding phosphodiester glycosidase family protein, with the translated sequence MTLRQKRFASARAALTLFTALGALAGAALVGAAPAGAVQQGTEIAPGVAYDEFDIPAAKGTAHAHVLTVDLRDPRVRLDLLHPGAVAARATISRQATAQGAVAGVNGDFFNISETQHPGVEVTGASVGPAVARGRALKAAVPDGQRFGPALPPGTSTEDVFGVGVDRRARLDGLSLDGSIRTPEGRLPLGGLNQYALPVGSIGAFTSDWGSVSRVRATCGTDEDRGAPCSADTHEVTVRHGRVVSMADTPGNGPIAPGTTVLVGREEGAQRLRKLFAGERSEMGVPPAGGWGRVAVRHRLVASTSRIPYRFALGGYPVLDDGRPLPGLDDRTSAVRTAVGIAAGGRRLMLLTLDGAPEYRTGLTIAEVASVMRDLGSDDAFSLDGGGSSTLVAREPGAGTVSVRNHPSGGRERPVPNGIGVFSTS
- a CDS encoding DUF779 domain-containing protein; this encodes MYEETPRVELTPAAADLLRRLRATHGPLMFHQSGGCCDGSAPMCYPEGEFRTGDSDVLLAELRVEGVVEPVTFWMSRSQYEAWSHTRLIVDVVEGRGSGFSLEAPEGVRFLTRSRVVGA
- a CDS encoding family 43 glycosylhydrolase, which gives rise to MPYIARVRARARRLAGRLAGLTAASLLLGLAAPALPAQAADPAEAAEITAGLALWYKLDAAAGSTVTDASGHGRDATVNGTADWSGTGQGLAFNGSDTYLKVPDDVMKGMDSISVSMDVMVDSAQSTPYFIYGFGNSSGGNGNGYLFTTGNSLRTSIATGNWSTEQTTRPADSHNLTRSVWKHLTYTQTGSTGVLYEDGVEVGRNTAVSITPGAIGSGTTTANHIGRSVYSGDKLFKGRIRDFRVYDRALAGSEVEQLALPVATQGVADDKAALSLGDTSAVTADLDLPKTGPAGGSTIGWASDNPAVVSDSGEVTRPAAGEPDGHATLTATLKKGTVTDTRTFEVTVLPAFDDEAATEQAAKELTVHNLDDVRGNLTLPATGSYGTDVTWSSAKPDVITSDGLVHRPAHGAGATTVKLTATVTKGEASTTRAFTAKVPELPRQEALKGYMFSYFTGEGTADGEQLYAALSKGDDPLKWRELNDGKPVLTSTLGEKGLRDPFIIRSPEGDKFYQIATDLRIYGNGDWDAAQRTGSKSIMVWESTDLVHWTDQRLVKVSPDSAGNTWAPEAFYDAQRGEYVVFWASKLYDNDAHSGSTYNRMMYATTRDFHTFSEPKVWIDRGYSVIDSTVIEHDGTYFRLSKDERNNTSSTPNSKFIFEEKSDSLLDLSWTAVAEGIGKGAMNAAEGPLVFKSNTEDKWYAFLDEFGGRGYIPFETTDLASGTWTPSTDYDLPAKPRHGTVLPVTQAEYDRLLRAYQPDQLVESVEDVSVKTRIGQAPVLPATVIAEYADGVRRPVAVSWEDVPESKYAQAGTFTVTGGLPDGAALPVRAEVTVSEEGADVPADLLLRYDFDETGGSIARDSSGHGHHGTYVRTPDFGTGVDGGSFRMSGDSTSPYVKIPNGVLKDADSVTVSTYAKWKGGGNFQWLFGLGPDSDKYLFATPSNGGSSLYSAITKASWSAESKLTAGSRLTPGEWRHVTVTLDGASGAMVLYVDGVAVARTTTTIKPSELYDANKDYSGYIGRSLYAADPYFGGEVDDFRVYDRALTAAEVMELSGNTAGIARATHPDLKVDALIDNAGSRITLPMKEGTDLTALAPEFTLAHGAAISPASGSVRDFSEPVTYEVTGSDGAKRTWTVKALIMKSPVLPGLNADPNIVRFGDTYYLYPTTDGFEGWSGTQFKAYSSKDLVHWKDHGVILDLGPDVSWADARAWAPTATEKNGKYYFYYSADTNIGVAVSDSPTGPFKDPLGKPLVARGAYSGQMIDPAVFTDDDGQSYLYWGNGRAYVAPLNDDMTSIDTSKVKDITPSGYNEGTFVIKRKGTYYFMWSENDTRDENYRVAYATGPSPTGPWTKHGVILEKDLSLGIKGPGHHSVVHVPKTDEWYVAYHRFAIPGGDGTHRETTLDKLEFDADGLIKKVVPTLTGIDPIVNRTPAITSATGPTAPVPAGHRTTVTAEFRDADVGDTHVCRVDWKDGTEPTTGTVEGTECRAEHTYARAGIQRPVVTVTDNDDASDSTTLPELIVYDRAAGPALGTGLITSAAGAYPDRPTLKGKAVFSFAATYPKAAAAPLGKATFDFGRARLKFRSTGSDWLVVSGSRAVYQGTGKVNGSGGYGFRVTATDTPDTFRIRIWKKSTGDVVYDNVTGARTAGFVTVGRR
- a CDS encoding VMAP-C domain-containing protein translates to MEERSPARIRNELVAEIVDALQMSATLRLPGSRHLWTTYLCEELGVSLEPFTGEALRPWLLGLVERCARLPDGLPCLARALRYLEQESTSVTSLLQLLEEWEAAAFFSGVDLRGLRPVLETLGPPGLPALARRASRSRVQELPSWCDSGWRVFLRLAGENSAKGEIPPSLAFLALVAEELATDGRLEEAEQLRRWHRLRQYEWGLDGDAADWELSLVPAYLIIQFEPDGLDSERYYLSHWHQSDSAGWHPVQGETRHLHRDELHAEVERLIEETEERWADLTQPVVLEFILPWELLNEPVEWWHKESSSALPTPLVMDYMVFLRSLDRLRRTAWHRPWRNKWRRLSEQPADSHSYWSHPADGPSYYFHLERELKEDQHAVCLILSAPPGGNGEADRYEFLAGLRSGVPLMIWHRRDCADPAFREAVSEIVQDRGLASLADRVARLRTEALALGPDQWDGHVGRHLAILLDDPDHQPGLRSPDRAS